The genomic window ACGGCGTCAGATCCTCGTCGCGGGCGTACGAGTCCAGCAGGACCCCGAGTGCCTCGGTGTAGTCGTCGACGCCGAAGTCGTCGAGGCCGGTCATCTTCGTCGCGGACGCGTGCAGGTCCTCGACGGTGCCGACCGTCGTGCGGTCGGCGCTGTTGCGTTCGGTCATCCGTTCGGTCTCCCTAGTGGTGGAATTCGCCGCAGTTGACGTCGAGGCACTGCCCGGTGATCGCGGACGCCATCGGCGACGCCAGGAAGATCACCGCGTCGGCGACCTCCTCGGTGGTCGGCAGCCGCTTCAGATCGCTGGCCGCGGCGGTGTGCTCGTAGATCTGTTCGACCGTGATGCCGAACTTCTGTGCCTGATGCTCGAAGTACTTCTTCAGGGTGTCGCCCCAGATGTATCCGGGGGCAACGGAATTGACCCGGATTCCCTGAGGGCCCAGTTCGGTGGCCAGCGACTGCGACATCGCGAGCAGTGCCGACTTGGCGAGCTTGTAGCTGCCGTACCGTTCCTGTGAGTGCCGCAGCACCATCGAGTTGACGTTCACGACCGCGCCCTTCGACTCCGTCAACGCCGGGGTGAACAGCTGCGTCAGCCGCAGCGCACCCAGCACCGTCAGTTCGACGGCGTCCCGGATGTGTTGGAAATCGGTGCGCGCGAACGGCTTCATCGACGGCACCGTGAACGCGTTGTTGACCAGGACGTCGACGCGGCCGTAGGAATCGACGGCGGTGGCCACCAGATTCTCGGCCGAGGCCTGATCGGTGATGTCCGTGGACACCGTCACCGCCCGGCGTCCGAGGTCGGTGACCTCCTTGGCGACCTCGTCGAGGCGTTCCTGCGTCCGGGCCGCCAGCACCAGGTCGGCGCCGGCCGCGGCGCAGCGCAGCGCGAGCGTGCGGCCCAGCGCGGGGCCCACACCCGAGACGACGACGACCTTGTTCTCCAGCAGATTCATGTGTTACCCCAGCATCCGGTCGGCGACGGCGGCCCGGCGCTCCGCGATGCGGGCGGCGAAGTCCTCCGGCGTGATTGTGTTGTGTTCGTGGAACGGAAGTTTCGCGGCGACATCGTCGAACTTGACGACCTCGACGGACGGCCCGTCGGCGGGCGTGAACTCCCGCGACGTGCGCTGCCACCGGAACTGCAGGTAGCCGCGCGGGTGGCCCAGGGCCTCGAGCCAGTTGGTGACCCCGGGATTGCGTTCGGACAGGACCATCCGGATCATTCCGTCCGGATCGACCTGTGCTTGAGCATTGTTCAGCGACGTCTGGTGGTCGAGGTAGTCGAGGGAGATGTACCACAGGCTGCCCAGCTGGAAACCCTGGTACGGCGCATCGGATTTCGGGACGGTGATGATCATCGCCTCGTCGTCGGCGAGCTCGTAGTGCCCCACCGACGAATACTGGGTGGCCAGTCCGCCCGGTGTCAGCCGTGGCGCGGTCATGGTGTTGACCGGCAGATTGTCGTAGAACCACTGCGGGAACTGCAGCCATGTCTTGACCCGACCGACCAGGGCCTTGCCGGCGCGGGCGAACCGCTTCTCGGTCTCCTCACGGGTGAGTGCCGGTGGGGCGACGCCGATCCGGTCGGCCCGCTCGATGCGGATGGTGCCGCGCTGCTGGCTCCAGTCGCTGTAGACCTCCCGGACCACGAGCTGCGACGAGCCCGGTGCGAGTGTGAAGTGGTTGCGGCGTCCGTCGGCCGGGCCCGGGCCGAACGTGGCCACGAAGCTGCCGTCGTCCTCGATGTGCAGCTCGCGGTCGTCGAACGCTATCTCGCTGCCGGGCACGTTCGCGTTCGTGTAGTTGCCGCTGAGCACCTGGAAGCTGAGGTCCGCGGTGGTGCCGCGGGTTCCGGTGACGATGTATTCGGCGTCGTCGTCGATGCGGGCACCGAAGTAGAGGGTGTCCGGGTTGTCGAGACCCATCTTGGTGAACGGGCCCGTCCCGGAGATGAAGCTCGGATGCGTCTTCTCCGTCGCCCACGCCGCGTGCACGGTCGCGATGATGCCGC from Prescottella sp. R16 includes these protein-coding regions:
- a CDS encoding SDR family oxidoreductase; the encoded protein is MNLLENKVVVVSGVGPALGRTLALRCAAAGADLVLAARTQERLDEVAKEVTDLGRRAVTVSTDITDQASAENLVATAVDSYGRVDVLVNNAFTVPSMKPFARTDFQHIRDAVELTVLGALRLTQLFTPALTESKGAVVNVNSMVLRHSQERYGSYKLAKSALLAMSQSLATELGPQGIRVNSVAPGYIWGDTLKKYFEHQAQKFGITVEQIYEHTAAASDLKRLPTTEEVADAVIFLASPMASAITGQCLDVNCGEFHH